The following are encoded in a window of Lactobacillus acidophilus genomic DNA:
- a CDS encoding phosphatidate cytidylyltransferase: MKQRVITAVIALILFIPIVLAGGLWMDWLTVLFAAVGISEIFLMKKQILVSFDFLLALLATLTWTVPDSFFKVFPSNITKLGVFYGIIMLFLTWTVLSKNKTTFDDVGVYILAALYIGIGFHYMAAIRAYPQNGLALLGYVFVVVWSTDIGAYMIGRKIGKHKLWPVISPNKTWEGSIGAVICALICSAIYLAILSSFNITFGVSELSMVVLAFFLSIVGQMGDLVESAYKRFYGVKDSGKILPGHGGILDRFDSMLFVLPVVAAILGIVH; the protein is encoded by the coding sequence ATGAAACAACGTGTAATTACGGCAGTTATTGCCTTAATCTTATTTATTCCAATTGTGCTTGCAGGCGGCCTTTGGATGGATTGGTTGACTGTATTATTTGCTGCAGTCGGCATTAGTGAAATCTTTTTGATGAAAAAGCAAATTTTAGTATCATTTGATTTCTTACTAGCTTTGCTTGCAACTTTAACTTGGACAGTACCAGATTCATTTTTTAAAGTATTTCCTTCAAACATTACTAAATTAGGTGTGTTTTATGGAATTATCATGTTATTTTTAACTTGGACGGTGCTATCCAAAAATAAAACCACTTTTGATGATGTAGGTGTTTATATTTTAGCAGCACTTTATATTGGAATTGGTTTTCACTACATGGCTGCAATTAGAGCATATCCTCAAAATGGTTTAGCTCTTCTTGGTTATGTATTTGTGGTTGTATGGTCAACTGATATTGGTGCCTATATGATTGGTCGTAAGATCGGTAAGCATAAGTTATGGCCAGTAATCAGTCCTAATAAAACTTGGGAAGGCTCAATTGGTGCAGTTATTTGTGCATTAATTTGTAGTGCTATTTACTTAGCAATTTTGAGTAGCTTCAATATTACTTTTGGTGTTTCAGAATTATCAATGGTTGTATTGGCATTCTTCCTTTCAATCGTAGGACAAATGGGTGATCTTGTTGAATCAGCATACAAACGTTTTTATGGCGTTAAAGATTCTGGTAAGATTTTGCCAGGACATGGTGGTATCCTAGACCGCTTTGATAGTATGTTGTTTGTATTACCCGTAGTAGCCGCTATTCTAGGTATTGTTCATTAG
- the rseP gene encoding RIP metalloprotease RseP produces the protein MKGILIFLVVFGLLVFVHEFGHFIVAKKSGILVREFSIGMGPKLFQIRRNPTTYTIRWLPLGGYVRLAGSDDESKLDPGMTVVLQLNDKNEVIRIDASESDIPIEGIPVQVTKADLVDDLIIEGYENGDENDPVTYHVNHDATIIEKNGTELIIAPRDTQFNQANVWQKLATNFAGPFMNIVLGFVVFLIWTFTVPGPATTTVGSVQTDSPARSAKIESGDRIVAINDQNITNFDQVSEKINQSKGKSLRFKLEKNGSTRTISVKPKAHKVQNQTVYQVGIVAKSNENAGVKLKRGWDTAVSTTGLIFNAVGNLFSHFSLNKLSGPVGIYSQTSQVSQMGFTYVLAFLGMISINLGIVNLIPIPGLDGGKLLLNLIELIRGKAISEEHEAIVELIGFGLLLVLIIAVTGNDIYRYFIK, from the coding sequence TTGAAGGGTATACTAATCTTTTTAGTTGTCTTTGGCTTACTTGTTTTTGTTCATGAATTTGGACACTTCATTGTAGCTAAAAAGTCAGGAATTCTTGTGCGAGAATTCTCAATTGGTATGGGCCCAAAACTATTCCAAATTAGACGAAATCCCACCACTTATACCATTCGTTGGTTACCACTTGGTGGGTATGTTCGTTTAGCGGGCTCTGATGATGAAAGTAAATTAGATCCGGGTATGACTGTAGTCTTACAGTTAAATGATAAAAATGAAGTGATTAGAATTGATGCTTCTGAATCAGATATTCCGATCGAGGGGATTCCCGTTCAAGTCACTAAAGCTGATTTAGTGGATGATTTAATAATCGAAGGTTATGAGAATGGCGATGAAAATGATCCAGTAACTTATCATGTAAATCATGATGCTACCATTATTGAAAAAAATGGTACTGAATTAATTATCGCTCCACGTGATACGCAATTTAATCAGGCTAATGTCTGGCAAAAACTTGCAACTAATTTTGCAGGACCTTTTATGAATATTGTCTTAGGATTTGTAGTGTTCTTAATTTGGACTTTTACAGTTCCAGGTCCTGCAACTACAACTGTAGGCTCTGTCCAAACAGATTCGCCAGCGCGTAGTGCTAAGATCGAATCTGGTGATAGAATAGTTGCAATAAATGATCAAAACATCACTAATTTTGATCAAGTATCAGAAAAAATAAATCAAAGTAAGGGTAAGAGCTTACGTTTTAAATTGGAAAAGAATGGTTCTACTAGAACTATTTCTGTTAAGCCAAAAGCACATAAAGTGCAAAATCAGACTGTCTATCAAGTCGGTATTGTTGCTAAAAGTAACGAAAATGCAGGCGTAAAATTGAAGAGAGGCTGGGACACAGCAGTTTCTACTACTGGTTTAATTTTTAATGCCGTAGGTAATTTATTTAGTCATTTCAGTTTAAATAAGTTATCAGGTCCAGTGGGAATTTATTCTCAAACTTCTCAAGTTTCTCAGATGGGCTTTACTTATGTATTAGCATTCTTGGGGATGATTTCAATTAATCTGGGAATTGTAAATTTAATTCCTATTCCAGGATTAGACGGTGGTAAGCTTTTATTGAACTTGATCGAATTAATTCGCGGTAAGGCAATCTCTGAAGAACACGAAGCGATTGTTGAATTAATTGGCTTTGGTTTATTATTAGTATTAATTATTGCAGTTACAGGTAACGATATTTATCGCTATTTTATTAAATAA
- a CDS encoding proline--tRNA ligase — translation MRQSKFFMPTLKEAPSDAVAESHKLMIRGGYIRQVTAGVYAYLPLGYRVLRKAESIIEQEMDNINVPEMMMPHLLPATLWQESGRYQKYGAEMFKLKDRHGRESLLGPTHEETFTEIIAKNLKSYKQMPLALYQIQTKFRDENRPRFGLLRGREFVMLDGYSFAATREQLDQQFDDQKSAYKRIFKRAGVTVHPVIADSGTMGGKNSTEFQAPAAIGEDTIATNEKGTYAANLEMAKSIDTFKQEPEEAKELTKVATPACDTIKKLAEFLDVPATRIVKSILYIADDQKVLVLIRGDKQINEVKLGHVLDADDIHEANTEDLKEITGSEKGGVGPVNADWADKIIADETVKGLYNVVVGAGETDYQFKNANLDRDFKVDEFADIRTANEGEPDPVDHLPLKFTTSIEVGHIFKLGTYYTKTMGADFLDQNGKAQPVIMGSYGIGVTRMLSAVVEQHLTDRGVAWPKEIAPFEIHIVQMKMNKEDQTELAEKLEKKFSEKYDVLYDDRKERAGVKFADADLVGAPVRITIGKKAADGIVEVKRPTDEKAVEMSIDELDKFVNQELG, via the coding sequence ATGCGTCAATCAAAATTTTTCATGCCAACTTTAAAGGAAGCACCATCAGATGCTGTAGCTGAAAGTCACAAGTTGATGATAAGAGGTGGATACATTCGTCAGGTTACTGCCGGTGTATATGCATATCTTCCATTAGGCTACCGCGTTTTGCGTAAGGCTGAGTCAATTATTGAACAAGAAATGGATAATATTAATGTTCCTGAAATGATGATGCCTCATTTATTGCCAGCAACTTTATGGCAAGAATCAGGTCGTTACCAAAAGTATGGTGCGGAAATGTTTAAGTTAAAGGATCGCCATGGTCGTGAAAGTCTACTTGGACCTACTCATGAAGAAACCTTTACTGAAATTATTGCTAAAAATCTTAAGAGTTATAAGCAAATGCCACTTGCTTTATACCAAATTCAAACTAAATTCCGTGATGAAAACCGTCCTCGTTTTGGTCTTCTTCGTGGACGTGAATTTGTAATGCTTGATGGTTATAGTTTTGCAGCAACACGTGAACAACTTGATCAACAATTTGATGATCAAAAGAGTGCTTATAAGCGTATCTTTAAACGCGCTGGTGTAACCGTTCACCCGGTAATTGCTGACTCTGGTACAATGGGTGGTAAGAATTCAACTGAGTTCCAAGCTCCAGCAGCAATTGGTGAAGACACTATTGCTACTAATGAAAAAGGTACTTATGCTGCAAATCTTGAAATGGCTAAAAGTATTGATACCTTTAAGCAAGAGCCAGAAGAAGCAAAAGAACTTACTAAGGTTGCAACACCAGCTTGTGACACTATTAAGAAATTAGCAGAATTTCTTGATGTTCCAGCAACTAGAATTGTTAAGAGTATTCTTTATATTGCTGATGATCAAAAAGTTTTGGTATTAATTCGTGGTGACAAGCAAATTAACGAAGTTAAATTAGGTCACGTTTTGGATGCTGATGATATTCATGAAGCAAATACTGAAGATTTAAAGGAAATCACGGGTAGTGAAAAGGGTGGCGTTGGTCCTGTAAATGCTGACTGGGCAGATAAGATCATTGCTGACGAAACTGTTAAGGGTCTTTACAATGTTGTTGTAGGTGCTGGTGAAACTGATTATCAATTCAAGAATGCAAACTTAGATCGTGATTTTAAGGTAGATGAGTTTGCTGACATTAGAACTGCTAATGAGGGCGAACCTGACCCAGTTGATCATTTACCACTTAAGTTCACTACTTCAATTGAAGTTGGGCATATCTTTAAGTTAGGTACTTACTACACTAAGACTATGGGTGCTGATTTCTTAGATCAAAACGGTAAGGCACAACCTGTAATTATGGGTTCGTATGGTATTGGTGTAACTAGAATGCTTTCAGCTGTTGTGGAACAACACTTAACTGATCGTGGTGTTGCATGGCCAAAGGAAATTGCACCATTTGAAATTCATATCGTTCAAATGAAGATGAATAAAGAAGATCAAACTGAGTTAGCTGAAAAACTTGAAAAGAAATTCAGTGAAAAGTATGATGTTTTATATGATGATCGTAAAGAACGTGCTGGTGTTAAGTTCGCAGATGCCGACTTAGTAGGTGCACCGGTGAGAATTACGATTGGTAAAAAGGCTGCTGATGGCATTGTTGAAGTTAAGAGACCAACAGATGAAAAAGCAGTTGAAATGTCAATTGATGAATTAGATAAGTTTGTAAATCAAGAGTTAGGATAA
- a CDS encoding PolC-type DNA polymerase III, with protein MTNKNDLFLKLLKQVRFPDTFEDNDLLQKGKIENVDVYAKEHRWDIHVFFDTPLRYDTYVALRKAIEETFASFVNVNFFVSTADGLDQYLPDYWKYAVQNSDRLQPMAREFLADQKPKKVDGRWIIQIDNNIIDGMIEQSTLDGLAEEMRNYGFFNLKFITQLDQTSLQNSMQSLQELHQEHEKNMQEQYENTPDKPKPQPQAKQYPTKRTSYGKRKLDENAPITQIKEVEDGTRNVVIEGNIFNIESRELKSGAVIFTGEITDYSDSIAFKKFVSDKEQIEQMSAIKPGTWAKMQGSAADDQWEHDVVFTISSFETVEHIGRTEKYDGEKKRVELHLHTNMSQLDATNTPTDFIKTAKKFGQKAIAVTDHGDVQSFPEAYSTGKSTDMKILYGVEANMIDDHALLVLNPAPMTYEDREFVIFDVETTGLSSVYDTIIEIGAVKMKNGEVIERFDKFINPHHPLSEQTINLTSITDEMVSAADDEAIVIKQFQDFYGDRPLCGHNVQFDVGFVNAALRRNGFSEITQPVVDTLEVSRLLHPEQNRHTLDSLAKKYNVSLEHHHRANQDAEATGYLMYKLLDAFNEKYHEDNLNNLNNYAAHGEVYKRARPSHMTVLAKNQAGLKNLYKLVSIASTKDFYRIPRTPKSDLARLHEGLFYGSGCWQGDVFIAMMQKGYDEAREKARFYDFLEVQPPKNYSQLIEDGLIKDEEQLEEIISNIYKLGKELNKPVVATGDAHYVEPHDAIYRTILISAQRSNPNRNKPQPDLHFYSTQEMLDAFSFLGEDIAKEIVIENTNKIADEISEIQPIKEGLYPPHIEHADEEMKKLTYDKAYELYGNPLPKIVKDRIDLELNSIISNGYAVIYLISQRLVAKSNKDGYLVGSRGSVGSSLVATMSGITEVNPLAPHYRCPNCKYSQFFENGEYGSGFDLPDKDCPECGTPLVKDGQDIPFATFLGFHGDKVPDIDLNFSGDYQPVAHNFIRVMFGPDNSYRAGTIATVADKTAYGYAKHFDEERDLKLRNAELDRLASGVRGVKRTTGQHPAGIVVVPDDMDIYDFTPVSYPADDVNAAWLITHYDFHSIHDNILKFDILGHDDPTMIRHLQDLSGIDPLTIPPDDPGVMSLFSGTKALGVTPEQIGSKTGTLGVPEFGTRFVRGMLEETKPTTFSELLQISGLSHGTDVWLGNAEDLINNGTCDLKDVIGCRDNIMMDLIHWGVKPEVAFSTMESVRHGRGISDENMAILQKNKNIPDWYIDSCLKIKYMFPKAHATAYILMALRIAWFKVYYPEIYYTAYFSVRADLFDLVAMSHGKNTVKAAMKAIQDKGNDVSAKDKSLLTVLEIANECLERGIKIKMVDIDQSEATDFKILDKHTILAPFNAVPGLGDNAAKQIVAARAEKKFLSKEDLAKRGKVSQTIMNYFEDNGVLDGMPDENQLSLF; from the coding sequence GTGACAAATAAAAACGATCTTTTCTTAAAATTGCTCAAACAGGTTCGCTTTCCTGATACTTTTGAAGATAATGACCTTCTTCAAAAAGGAAAGATTGAAAACGTGGATGTTTACGCTAAAGAACATAGGTGGGATATCCACGTTTTTTTTGATACTCCATTAAGATACGATACCTATGTTGCATTAAGAAAAGCTATAGAAGAAACCTTTGCTTCATTTGTAAATGTTAATTTTTTTGTAAGTACAGCTGATGGTTTAGATCAGTATTTGCCAGATTATTGGAAATATGCTGTTCAAAATTCTGATCGATTACAGCCAATGGCGCGTGAATTTCTAGCTGATCAAAAGCCTAAAAAGGTCGATGGTCGATGGATCATTCAAATTGATAATAATATTATTGATGGAATGATCGAACAAAGCACACTAGATGGGTTAGCTGAAGAAATGAGAAACTATGGTTTCTTTAATTTGAAGTTTATTACTCAATTAGATCAAACCAGCTTACAAAATAGTATGCAAAGCTTGCAAGAATTACATCAAGAACATGAGAAAAACATGCAAGAGCAGTATGAAAATACTCCTGATAAACCCAAACCCCAACCGCAAGCTAAGCAATATCCAACTAAGCGTACCAGTTATGGTAAACGCAAGTTAGATGAGAATGCCCCAATTACTCAAATTAAAGAAGTAGAAGATGGCACTCGTAATGTAGTTATTGAAGGTAATATTTTTAATATTGAAAGTCGTGAGCTAAAATCTGGTGCAGTAATCTTTACTGGTGAAATCACTGATTATAGTGACTCAATTGCTTTTAAGAAATTTGTTTCTGATAAAGAACAAATTGAACAAATGTCAGCAATTAAACCAGGTACTTGGGCTAAAATGCAAGGTTCTGCTGCAGATGATCAATGGGAACATGATGTAGTTTTCACTATTAGTAGTTTTGAAACAGTAGAACATATTGGTCGAACTGAAAAATATGATGGTGAAAAAAAGCGTGTAGAATTACACCTTCATACTAATATGAGTCAACTGGATGCAACTAATACGCCTACTGATTTCATTAAAACTGCTAAAAAATTTGGTCAAAAAGCAATTGCGGTCACCGATCATGGGGATGTTCAATCTTTCCCAGAAGCTTATAGCACAGGAAAATCAACTGATATGAAGATCCTGTATGGTGTTGAAGCTAATATGATTGATGATCATGCACTATTAGTACTGAATCCAGCTCCAATGACTTATGAAGATCGCGAATTTGTTATCTTCGATGTTGAAACTACAGGTCTTTCATCTGTATATGACACAATTATTGAAATTGGTGCTGTAAAGATGAAAAACGGAGAAGTGATCGAGAGATTCGATAAGTTTATTAATCCGCACCATCCATTAAGTGAACAAACAATAAACTTAACTTCAATTACCGATGAAATGGTTAGTGCTGCTGATGATGAAGCTATTGTTATTAAGCAATTCCAGGATTTTTATGGTGATCGGCCTCTTTGTGGACATAACGTTCAATTCGATGTGGGGTTTGTTAATGCTGCTTTAAGAAGAAACGGATTTAGTGAAATTACTCAGCCAGTAGTTGATACACTTGAAGTATCACGTTTACTTCACCCAGAGCAAAACCGTCATACTTTGGATTCATTGGCTAAAAAATATAATGTTTCTTTGGAGCATCACCACCGTGCTAATCAAGATGCTGAGGCAACAGGATACTTAATGTACAAGTTACTCGATGCCTTTAATGAAAAATATCATGAAGATAATTTAAATAACTTGAATAATTATGCTGCACATGGTGAGGTATATAAGAGAGCGCGCCCTTCTCACATGACAGTTTTAGCTAAAAATCAAGCAGGTTTAAAAAATCTATATAAACTAGTGTCTATTGCAAGTACTAAGGACTTTTATAGAATTCCAAGAACACCAAAATCAGATTTAGCGCGTTTACATGAAGGGCTATTTTATGGCTCTGGTTGCTGGCAAGGCGACGTATTTATTGCCATGATGCAAAAAGGATATGATGAAGCTCGTGAAAAAGCTAGATTCTATGACTTTTTAGAAGTACAGCCACCTAAGAATTATTCTCAATTAATTGAGGATGGTTTAATTAAGGATGAAGAACAATTAGAAGAGATTATTAGTAATATTTATAAATTAGGGAAAGAACTTAATAAGCCTGTCGTTGCTACGGGGGATGCCCACTATGTTGAACCACATGATGCAATTTACAGAACTATTTTAATTTCTGCTCAGCGCTCTAATCCTAATAGAAATAAGCCTCAGCCTGATCTGCATTTTTATTCTACGCAAGAAATGCTGGATGCTTTTAGTTTTCTAGGTGAAGATATAGCTAAAGAAATTGTTATTGAAAATACTAATAAGATAGCAGATGAAATTTCTGAAATTCAGCCAATTAAGGAAGGATTGTACCCACCTCATATTGAACATGCTGATGAAGAAATGAAAAAATTGACTTATGATAAGGCATATGAACTTTATGGCAATCCATTACCTAAAATTGTTAAGGATCGAATTGATCTAGAGTTAAATTCAATTATTTCTAATGGTTATGCAGTTATTTATTTAATTTCACAACGTTTAGTAGCCAAGTCAAATAAAGATGGTTATTTAGTAGGTTCTCGTGGATCTGTTGGTTCTAGTTTGGTTGCTACAATGTCGGGGATTACTGAGGTTAATCCACTTGCTCCGCATTATCGGTGTCCTAATTGTAAATATTCTCAATTCTTTGAAAATGGGGAATATGGTTCTGGTTTTGACTTGCCAGATAAAGATTGTCCAGAATGTGGTACGCCCTTAGTAAAAGATGGACAAGATATTCCATTTGCTACATTCTTAGGGTTCCATGGTGATAAGGTTCCAGATATTGATTTGAACTTCTCGGGAGATTACCAGCCAGTAGCTCATAACTTCATTAGAGTTATGTTTGGGCCAGATAACTCATATCGTGCTGGTACTATTGCTACTGTTGCAGATAAGACTGCTTATGGTTATGCTAAGCATTTTGATGAAGAACGTGATCTAAAATTAAGAAATGCTGAATTGGATCGTTTAGCTAGTGGTGTTCGTGGTGTTAAAAGAACCACGGGTCAACACCCAGCGGGAATTGTTGTTGTTCCAGATGATATGGATATTTATGATTTCACTCCTGTGTCATATCCAGCCGATGATGTGAACGCTGCTTGGTTGATTACTCACTATGATTTCCACTCAATTCACGATAATATTTTGAAATTTGATATTCTGGGACACGATGATCCTACGATGATTCGTCACTTACAAGATTTATCCGGAATTGATCCATTGACTATTCCACCTGATGATCCGGGAGTTATGTCACTTTTTTCTGGAACAAAAGCATTGGGAGTTACGCCGGAACAAATTGGTTCTAAAACTGGTACTTTAGGTGTTCCAGAGTTTGGTACCAGATTCGTTAGAGGGATGCTTGAAGAAACTAAACCAACTACATTTTCTGAATTATTACAGATTTCTGGGTTATCTCATGGTACTGATGTCTGGTTAGGGAACGCAGAAGATTTGATTAACAACGGAACATGTGATTTAAAAGATGTAATTGGTTGTCGTGACAACATCATGATGGACTTGATTCACTGGGGTGTTAAACCTGAGGTTGCATTTTCAACAATGGAATCTGTTCGTCATGGACGCGGGATTAGCGATGAAAATATGGCTATTCTTCAGAAAAATAAGAATATTCCTGATTGGTATATTGATTCTTGTTTGAAGATCAAGTACATGTTTCCTAAGGCACACGCTACAGCATATATTTTGATGGCTTTAAGAATTGCTTGGTTTAAAGTATATTATCCTGAAATTTATTACACAGCTTATTTCTCAGTTCGTGCTGATTTGTTTGATTTAGTTGCAATGAGTCATGGTAAAAATACTGTTAAAGCTGCAATGAAAGCAATCCAAGATAAAGGAAATGACGTTTCAGCTAAAGATAAAAGTTTATTGACTGTGTTAGAAATTGCTAATGAATGTCTTGAACGTGGTATAAAAATTAAAATGGTTGATATTGATCAATCTGAAGCAACCGACTTTAAAATTTTGGATAAGCATACTATTTTAGCCCCATTCAATGCAGTTCCTGGTTTAGGTGATAACGCCGCTAAGCAAATTGTTGCTGCACGTGCAGAAAAGAAATTCTTATCCAAAGAAGATTTAGCTAAACGTGGTAAAGTTTCTCAAACAATTATGAATTACTTTGAAGACAATGGCGTATTAGACGGTATGCCAGATGAAAACCAATTGTCACTATTTTAG
- the rimP gene encoding ribosome maturation factor RimP: MSKVVNLVRPVVESIIDEHGDMLVNMEYIKEKSQNYLRIYVDREPNGIDIDEIAVLSELISEKLDTLDPDPLPDPYVLELSSPGAERPIKTKADWEKALNDYIHVGLYQKIEDKKMYEGTLKSYNDDEIILEVKDKTRRKTLTVPRKLIANIRFAIEF; this comes from the coding sequence TTGTCTAAAGTTGTAAATCTTGTTCGTCCAGTTGTCGAATCAATTATTGATGAACATGGCGACATGTTAGTCAATATGGAATATATTAAAGAAAAAAGTCAGAATTATTTACGTATTTATGTTGATCGTGAACCAAATGGTATTGATATTGATGAAATTGCAGTTTTAAGTGAACTGATTTCTGAAAAGTTAGATACACTTGATCCAGATCCACTTCCTGACCCATATGTTTTAGAATTATCGTCTCCAGGTGCAGAACGTCCAATTAAAACTAAAGCAGACTGGGAAAAAGCACTGAACGATTATATTCATGTTGGTCTTTATCAAAAGATAGAAGATAAAAAGATGTACGAAGGTACACTTAAATCTTATAATGATGATGAGATTATATTAGAAGTAAAAGATAAGACAAGACGAAAAACATTAACTGTTCCCCGTAAGTTAATTGCAAATATTCGTTTTGCAATTGAGTTTTAG
- the nusA gene encoding transcription termination factor NusA, translated as MSKEMLEAFATLEKNKGIEQDVIVDAIKAALVAAYKKNYNQAQNVEVDFDERKGNFKVMAVKTVVDEVQDDRLEVSLKDALAINRAYEVGDEIRFEVTPKNFGRIAAQTAKQVIMQRLREAERNHIIDEYSQYEDELVTGTVERRDNRFVYVKIGNVEAVMPHRDQMPNEVYNPQDQIRVLVTHVGSDSKGAQITVSRTAPDMVKRLFEQEVPEIYDGTVEIVSIAREAGDRTKMAVKSNDPNIDPVGTCVGQKGARVQNVVNELGGENIDIVKYEEDPSDYIANALNPAEVIAVQFGEDEEEKSALVIVPDYQLSLAIGKKGQNVRLAARLTGYKIDIRPESEVEFVDEKSTDSVSKEDTDSSEDVVSTEESTADVTTEEKSEDNTEE; from the coding sequence ATGTCTAAAGAAATGCTAGAAGCGTTCGCTACATTGGAAAAGAACAAGGGCATTGAACAAGATGTTATTGTTGATGCAATTAAGGCCGCTTTGGTAGCTGCATACAAGAAAAATTATAATCAAGCACAAAACGTTGAAGTTGATTTTGATGAGAGAAAAGGCAATTTTAAAGTTATGGCAGTTAAGACTGTTGTTGATGAAGTTCAAGATGATCGCCTTGAAGTTAGCTTAAAAGATGCTTTGGCAATCAACCGTGCTTATGAAGTAGGCGATGAAATTCGTTTTGAAGTTACTCCAAAGAATTTTGGTCGTATTGCTGCTCAAACTGCAAAGCAAGTAATTATGCAACGTCTTCGTGAAGCTGAAAGAAATCATATTATTGATGAATATTCTCAATACGAAGATGAACTTGTCACTGGTACAGTTGAAAGACGCGACAATCGTTTTGTCTATGTGAAGATTGGTAACGTTGAAGCAGTAATGCCTCATCGTGATCAAATGCCAAATGAAGTTTATAACCCACAAGATCAAATTCGTGTGCTTGTAACTCATGTTGGCTCAGATTCTAAGGGAGCACAAATCACTGTTTCAAGAACTGCACCAGATATGGTAAAGCGCTTGTTTGAACAAGAAGTTCCTGAAATTTACGATGGAACTGTTGAAATTGTTTCAATCGCGCGCGAAGCTGGTGACCGTACAAAGATGGCAGTTAAGTCAAATGACCCTAATATTGACCCTGTTGGTACTTGCGTTGGTCAAAAGGGTGCACGTGTACAAAATGTAGTTAATGAACTTGGTGGAGAAAATATTGATATTGTAAAATATGAAGAAGATCCATCTGACTATATTGCTAATGCATTGAATCCTGCTGAAGTAATTGCTGTTCAATTTGGCGAAGACGAGGAGGAAAAGAGTGCGTTAGTTATTGTCCCAGATTACCAATTATCACTTGCTATTGGTAAAAAAGGACAAAACGTACGTCTTGCAGCTCGTTTAACAGGCTATAAAATTGATATTCGACCAGAGTCTGAAGTAGAATTTGTTGATGAAAAGTCAACTGATTCTGTAAGTAAAGAAGATACAGATTCTTCTGAAGATGTTGTATCTACTGAAGAATCAACTGCTGATGTAACTACTGAAGAAAAAAGCGAAGATAACACTGAAGAATAG
- the rnpM gene encoding RNase P modulator RnpM, with amino-acid sequence MKKRKIPMRKDLLTDTMQPKKELVRIVIDKEKNVSVDPTGKKAGRGAYVSLDPTKIKVAKEKHILDRSLGAKVPDGFYDELYSYVDHQKARKELFGDK; translated from the coding sequence TTGAAAAAAAGAAAAATCCCAATGCGGAAGGATTTATTAACCGATACAATGCAACCAAAAAAAGAATTGGTACGTATTGTAATTGATAAGGAAAAAAATGTATCCGTTGATCCTACTGGTAAAAAAGCTGGTCGCGGTGCATATGTCTCTCTTGATCCAACAAAGATTAAAGTGGCAAAAGAAAAGCATATTTTGGATCGTAGCTTAGGTGCAAAGGTTCCAGACGGCTTTTATGATGAGCTTTATTCATATGTTGATCATCAAAAAGCAAGAAAAGAATTATTTGGTGATAAATAA
- a CDS encoding L7Ae/L30e/S12e/Gadd45 family ribosomal protein — protein MQNRQKAINLLGLAKRAGKLTTGTETVIGELNKGKIKAVIMASDIHDNTAEKVDRVARRNNIPIINLFTADELSKAIGKKRKVLGLTDAGFTKALVKKINEGV, from the coding sequence TTGCAGAATAGACAAAAAGCAATTAATTTATTAGGTTTAGCTAAGCGAGCTGGTAAGTTAACAACTGGTACAGAAACTGTAATTGGTGAGCTTAATAAAGGAAAAATAAAAGCGGTCATTATGGCAAGTGATATACATGATAATACTGCCGAAAAAGTTGATCGTGTTGCCAGAAGAAATAATATTCCTATAATAAATTTGTTTACTGCCGATGAACTTTCAAAGGCAATCGGCAAAAAACGAAAAGTTTTAGGATTAACTGATGCTGGTTTTACTAAGGCATTAGTTAAGAAAATAAATGAAGGAGTGTGA